One part of the Microlunatus elymi genome encodes these proteins:
- a CDS encoding DUF2254 domain-containing protein: MSWWTRWRAYEYVRNSLWIVPLLFVAIAVALGFAMPTIDEHTAGRIGISFGSTGASGVLGAIAGGMITFTGFVFSILLLAVQFGSSQFSPRLLRRFLRDPTTKIAFGTFIATFVYALMVLRVVGTGPRHDFVPNNAVSVSLYLLLVSMLTFLRLVSRTTQGLRVATVVSEVGRDGRRIMVRSYPDLITDPAADAVPAQPTAPGTVHTIRHRFAPGIVQSVGIRGLVAFAQQSDTVIELVPRVGDLVATGDPIFRVYGSGGLSAADEKRLQKSIAVGDERTVTQDPPFVFRLLADISAKALSPAVNDPTTSIQALDQINLLLRVIGTRRLDTGVVRDDRGTVRFWRQVPSWEDYLRLALVETHQYGVGSVQVMRRIRALLEDVRDNVPDFRRAAVEAELELVAAAALRSFPEPGDQQAASVADRQGLGATAIARPQVAEQQP; encoded by the coding sequence GTGTCGTGGTGGACGCGATGGCGTGCTTATGAGTACGTGCGCAACAGCCTGTGGATCGTCCCGCTGCTGTTCGTCGCGATTGCCGTCGCGCTCGGCTTCGCGATGCCGACGATCGACGAACACACAGCCGGCCGGATCGGCATCAGCTTCGGCTCCACCGGCGCCAGCGGGGTGCTTGGCGCCATCGCCGGCGGCATGATCACCTTCACCGGTTTCGTCTTCTCCATCCTGCTGCTGGCCGTCCAGTTCGGCTCCAGCCAGTTCTCCCCGCGACTGCTGCGCCGATTCCTCCGCGACCCCACCACCAAGATCGCCTTCGGCACCTTCATCGCGACCTTCGTCTATGCGTTGATGGTGTTGCGGGTGGTCGGCACCGGACCGCGGCATGACTTCGTGCCCAACAACGCGGTGTCGGTGTCGCTGTATCTGCTGCTGGTGAGCATGCTGACGTTCCTCCGGCTGGTCAGCCGGACCACGCAAGGGCTGAGGGTGGCGACCGTGGTCAGCGAGGTCGGCCGGGACGGCCGCCGGATCATGGTCCGGAGCTATCCGGACCTGATCACCGATCCCGCCGCCGATGCCGTCCCGGCCCAACCCACGGCGCCTGGCACGGTCCACACGATCCGCCACCGGTTCGCTCCCGGCATCGTCCAGAGCGTCGGCATCCGCGGCCTGGTCGCCTTCGCGCAGCAATCGGACACCGTGATCGAGTTGGTCCCCCGAGTCGGCGACCTGGTCGCCACCGGTGATCCGATCTTCCGGGTGTACGGGTCCGGCGGGCTGAGCGCGGCCGATGAGAAGCGGCTGCAGAAGTCCATCGCCGTCGGCGACGAGCGGACGGTGACCCAGGATCCGCCGTTCGTGTTCCGGCTGCTGGCCGACATCTCCGCCAAGGCGCTGTCGCCGGCGGTCAACGATCCGACCACCTCGATCCAGGCCCTGGATCAGATCAATCTGCTGCTCCGGGTGATCGGCACTCGCCGCCTCGACACCGGCGTCGTCCGCGACGATCGGGGCACCGTTCGATTCTGGCGGCAGGTGCCGTCCTGGGAGGACTACCTGCGGCTGGCCCTGGTGGAGACCCATCAGTACGGCGTCGGCTCGGTCCAGGTGATGCGGCGGATCCGCGCCCTGCTGGAGGACGTCCGCGACAACGTGCCCGACTTCCGCCGGGCCGCGGTCGAGGCCGAACTCGAACTGGTCGCCGCGGCCGCGCTGCGTTCCTTCCCCGAGCCCGGTGACCAGCAGGCCGCCTCGGTGGCCGACCGGCAGGGCCTGGGCGCCACCGCGATCGCCCGGCCGCAGGTCGCCGAGCAGCAGCCCTGA
- a CDS encoding CCA tRNA nucleotidyltransferase, with the protein MEPGQDAALAGPDHGPDARVRAAIDRLTKQVPLVDRLGQLFAEAGHRLYLVGGTVRDAILGELGQDLDFTTSARPDEIERLLRTVTKTVWTVGREFGTIGGQVGDWQVEITTFRADSYEAESRKPVVEFGDSLDGDLIRRDFTVNAMALSLPDHRFIDPYGGLDDLAERRLRTPAEPEISFTDDPLRMLRAARFTARLGLLPNPQLIAAMTELRERLQIVSAERIREEFSKLLLTDRPRVGLDLLVRTGLADIFVPELPALRLERDEHHRHKDVYSHSLTVLEQAIDLEKSRNHEPDLINRLAALLHDIGKPRTRRFEGGGKVTFHHHDVVGAKLARKRLKALRYAGDEINAVAKLIELHLRFHGYSDGEGGWTDSAVRRYVRDAGDQLERLHMLTRADCTTRNQAKATKLRRAYDELEWRIDELAQQEELDAMRPDLDGNQIMQILDIAPGREVGEAYKYLLELRIDNGPLGTERATQELQSWWQQRNS; encoded by the coding sequence ATGGAACCCGGCCAGGATGCCGCGCTTGCCGGACCCGATCACGGGCCGGACGCTCGGGTGCGGGCCGCGATCGACCGGCTGACGAAGCAGGTGCCGCTGGTCGATCGACTCGGGCAGCTGTTCGCCGAGGCGGGACATCGGCTTTACCTGGTCGGCGGCACCGTACGTGATGCGATCCTCGGTGAACTCGGCCAGGACCTGGACTTCACCACCTCGGCCCGGCCGGACGAGATCGAGCGGCTGCTCCGTACGGTGACCAAGACGGTCTGGACCGTCGGCCGGGAGTTCGGCACCATCGGCGGCCAGGTCGGCGACTGGCAGGTCGAGATCACCACCTTCCGGGCGGACTCGTACGAGGCCGAGAGCCGCAAGCCGGTGGTGGAGTTCGGCGACAGCCTGGACGGCGACCTGATCCGGCGCGACTTCACCGTCAACGCGATGGCGTTGTCACTGCCCGACCATCGCTTCATTGACCCGTACGGCGGCCTGGACGACCTGGCCGAGCGGCGGCTGCGGACACCGGCCGAACCGGAGATCTCCTTCACCGACGACCCGCTGCGGATGCTGCGGGCGGCGCGGTTCACGGCCCGGCTCGGGCTGCTGCCGAATCCGCAGCTGATCGCCGCGATGACCGAACTGCGGGAGCGGCTGCAGATCGTCTCCGCCGAACGGATTCGGGAAGAGTTCTCCAAGTTGCTGCTGACCGATCGGCCGCGGGTCGGACTGGACCTGCTGGTCCGGACCGGACTGGCAGACATCTTCGTGCCCGAGCTGCCGGCGCTGCGGCTGGAACGCGACGAACATCACCGACACAAGGACGTCTACAGCCACAGCCTGACGGTGCTGGAGCAGGCAATCGACCTGGAGAAGTCGCGCAACCACGAACCGGACCTGATCAACCGGCTGGCCGCGCTGCTGCACGACATCGGCAAACCGCGGACCCGGCGCTTCGAGGGCGGCGGCAAGGTCACCTTCCACCATCACGACGTGGTCGGCGCGAAGCTGGCGCGCAAGCGGCTGAAGGCGCTGCGCTACGCGGGCGACGAGATCAACGCAGTGGCCAAGCTGATCGAGCTGCACCTGCGCTTCCACGGCTACTCCGACGGCGAGGGCGGCTGGACCGATTCGGCCGTACGCCGCTACGTCCGCGACGCCGGTGATCAACTCGAACGGCTGCACATGCTCACCCGGGCCGACTGCACCACCCGCAACCAGGCCAAGGCGACCAAGCTGCGGCGGGCCTACGACGAACTCGAATGGCGGATCGACGAACTGGCCCAGCAGGAGGAACTGGACGCGATGCGTCCGGACCTGGACGGCAACCAGATCATGCAGATCCTCGACATCGCTCCCGGCCGCGAGGTCGGCGAAGCCTACAAGTACCTGCTCGAGCTGCGGATCGACAACGGCCCATTGGGCACCGAACGGGCTACCCAGGAGCTGCAGTCCTGGTGGCAGCAGCGCAACTCCTGA
- a CDS encoding DUF6049 family protein gives MRDGRWAGSGRCVVRKNSATLLALLLAALLGIASAAVANPARADADSGADVSIALSRLSPSIAHSDSTVVFEGTVTNTSDQPLSRLQATIWRDLTPITTRSELDTVNSSAPTDPVGARMYSSDTPNAFQDLYTDAAPDLAPGQSKKFRISAKASDLFESTTPASGIYLVGVQVREDGVSTVGRTRTYLPVVSDQSSNGLQPGQSQIGTSTLVELTATPTMTRTGVFTDDRLADQLAPGGRLDALLSAAEKPNTSYVVDPNLIAELRSMRAGYQVVDEDGHKTAGTGQDLATDWLNRFTAMQASHDGFQLLYADADLTSLVHAGRLDIVEQGQQAAARVPETKDLPLLVTPAGGAADRPTLSAAKQLGARAILLADDNVGDLGPVVSADNSPTILSYDTEASTGPGPDPRDTEVQLRQAGLADSYIDSVSGEDPSTLGRLRLVRNADEAGSETAVQTAPWLTPRSVADLLNDPTTPLGNRLSYPDADGKDELTGRQLNKIDQLTGDLTTYQHLLARPGNLGVLIEQSGARAASSSWRNHRKAMSEFVEAQRRLLTSVTGTSLSLDDLIDGDAVRVESNPQITLTGSSATVPVTIVNTLDVPISVQLVASSANQSRLRLEDVGAADINSGKAIPPGCDTPAPDCKPSRVPVQVPAHADANGDLPVTLRLETRQGEDVGRPQTIRVNATQAGLVGWVIAVAAGIVLLGTVVLRIRQVARERGESEPDASDTEPDDSDTGPDDTGTEAETGRAEPEHSTDGLPRG, from the coding sequence GTGCGAGATGGGCGCTGGGCAGGGTCCGGGCGTTGCGTCGTCCGGAAGAACTCCGCGACCCTGCTCGCCCTGTTGCTCGCGGCCCTGCTCGGCATCGCTTCGGCTGCGGTGGCGAACCCGGCGCGTGCCGATGCCGACTCCGGCGCCGACGTGTCGATCGCGCTCAGCAGACTCAGCCCTTCGATCGCGCACAGCGATTCCACCGTCGTCTTCGAGGGCACCGTCACCAACACCAGCGATCAGCCGCTGTCCCGGCTGCAGGCCACGATCTGGCGAGACCTGACGCCGATCACCACCCGGTCCGAGCTCGACACCGTCAACTCCTCTGCTCCGACCGACCCGGTGGGCGCGCGGATGTACAGCTCCGACACGCCGAACGCGTTCCAGGACCTGTACACCGACGCAGCTCCCGACCTGGCGCCGGGACAGTCCAAGAAGTTCAGGATCAGCGCGAAGGCCTCCGACCTGTTCGAGTCGACCACCCCCGCCTCGGGCATCTACCTGGTCGGCGTCCAGGTGCGCGAGGATGGCGTCTCGACCGTCGGCCGGACCCGTACCTATCTGCCGGTGGTGTCCGATCAGTCGTCCAACGGTCTGCAGCCCGGACAGTCCCAGATCGGCACCTCGACCCTGGTCGAGCTGACGGCGACGCCGACGATGACCCGGACCGGGGTGTTCACCGACGACCGGCTGGCCGACCAGTTGGCGCCCGGCGGCCGGCTGGACGCTCTGCTCAGCGCAGCGGAGAAGCCGAACACCAGCTATGTCGTCGACCCCAACCTGATCGCCGAACTGCGGTCGATGCGGGCCGGCTATCAGGTCGTCGACGAGGACGGCCACAAGACCGCGGGCACCGGACAGGACCTGGCCACAGACTGGTTGAACAGGTTCACCGCGATGCAGGCAAGCCATGACGGCTTCCAACTGCTGTACGCCGACGCGGACCTGACCTCGCTGGTGCACGCCGGCCGGCTGGACATCGTCGAACAAGGTCAGCAGGCCGCCGCCCGGGTACCGGAGACCAAGGATCTGCCGCTGCTGGTCACCCCGGCCGGCGGCGCAGCCGACCGGCCGACCCTGTCGGCCGCCAAGCAGCTGGGAGCCCGGGCGATCCTGCTCGCCGACGACAACGTCGGCGATCTCGGCCCCGTGGTCAGCGCGGACAACAGCCCCACCATCCTCAGCTACGACACCGAGGCGTCGACCGGCCCGGGACCCGATCCGCGCGACACCGAGGTCCAACTGCGGCAGGCCGGACTCGCCGACAGCTACATCGATTCGGTCAGCGGCGAGGATCCGAGCACGCTCGGCAGGCTGCGACTGGTCCGCAACGCCGACGAGGCCGGCAGCGAAACCGCGGTTCAGACCGCCCCGTGGCTGACCCCGCGCAGCGTCGCCGATCTGCTGAACGATCCGACGACGCCGTTGGGCAATCGGCTGAGCTATCCGGACGCGGACGGCAAGGACGAGCTGACCGGCCGGCAGCTGAACAAGATCGACCAGCTCACCGGGGACCTCACCACGTATCAGCATCTGCTGGCCCGGCCGGGCAATCTCGGCGTCCTGATCGAGCAGTCCGGTGCCCGTGCGGCCAGCAGCAGCTGGCGCAACCACCGCAAGGCGATGAGCGAATTCGTCGAGGCGCAACGCCGGCTGCTGACCAGCGTGACCGGTACGTCGCTGTCGCTGGACGACCTGATCGACGGCGACGCAGTGCGGGTGGAGAGCAATCCGCAGATCACCTTGACCGGTTCCTCGGCCACGGTGCCAGTGACGATCGTGAACACCCTTGACGTGCCGATCTCGGTGCAACTGGTGGCGTCATCGGCCAACCAGTCCCGGCTGCGGCTGGAGGACGTCGGCGCCGCCGACATCAACTCCGGCAAGGCCATCCCGCCCGGTTGTGACACGCCGGCGCCGGACTGCAAGCCCAGCCGGGTGCCGGTCCAGGTGCCGGCGCATGCCGACGCCAACGGCGATCTGCCGGTGACGTTGCGGCTGGAGACGCGCCAGGGCGAGGACGTCGGCCGGCCGCAGACGATTCGGGTCAATGCCACCCAGGCCGGCCTGGTCGGCTGGGTGATCGCGGTGGCCGCAGGCATCGTCCTGCTCGGTACGGTGGTGCTGCGGATCCGCCAGGTCGCTCGCGAGCGCGGCGAGTCCGAACCCGACGCCAGCGACACCGAACCCGACGACAGCGACACAGGACCTGACGACACCGGAACCGAGGCCGAGACCGGCCGGGCTGAACCCGAACACAGCACGGACGGGCTGCCGCGTGGCTGA
- the murJ gene encoding murein biosynthesis integral membrane protein MurJ produces MTGSETDADGKSTAASAGASRLISATAVMAAGTGMSRVLGFLKAVLLGVALGYGTRQADMFSFANVVPQAIYLLLAGGVLNTVFVPQIVRAMHEDDDGGEAFTNRLITLGMTAIAGIAVIATVAAPLIMSVYLDGQWRHPDLAAQFDSVVMLAYFCLPQIFFYGITVMLGQVLNARGRFGPMMWAPVLNNVVGIASIGLFLLLWPGSRDLGAPFTLQQELVLGLGATLGIVAQSLVLIPFVRAIGFRFRPRFDFRHTGLGRAGHVAKWTVGYMIVTQLALVVVSRLASSAVPSGHGAGWTVYQNANLIFMLPHSLITVSLVTAMLPSTSRLVISGDLAGARDEVTRTMRLTVAALLPASLAFLALAFPITAVLFAHGNGSEQSGLIGWTLIAFAIGLVPFTLQYVCLRAFYALEDTRTTFFLQILIASVNVLVALLLVLPIGKPNWVAPGLALAYASAYLIGLGVSFHQLGKKLPGLRGREIIGHCVRVFLAALPAAGIALLITWGFGHWSDSFFARVLALAVAGVVAVGVYLAMARVLRISEVNQIISTVLRRGTGGTTGTDGSDPESPADEEEPAGLNRAADDSGSVGGSVVPAAPESGTIGAGMADAAAAGSWPAVDAATEALTVTRIRQAINLPAGQQAMTGGKSEQSAEAMADEDLRQPPNSTDPDQTAEFSLAELEAAADEPASADDTNPGGSHSPLPVDHLPAGAVLASRYRLEELLASTGNTARTWRAFDLVLSRSVVIHLLPVGDERSADLLAAGRRAAAATDSRFLRVLDAVGEGGRTPDGELVGSYIVSEYAKGQSLQSLLTAAPLTGLESAWLIREVADALSGAHARGLQHCRLNPDTVIITPSGNIKIVGLLIEAALRPQEYASAPSGAHDLEAADIHDLGRLLYACLVARWPGGGEFGLPPAPPATGAAQESGHPWLTPRQVRHGVSPTLDRVCDQLLSAVPRQHAPRIVTAAELVGELDRVLGSADASSDLERRLRHPHPLFLSEDTEAEDPSFDTVAATPYAVVERTSSIAAGTNTSSPSRPAAPTLPPTPPTPEPERRRTGPRRWIWLVVIALLIAAVVVTIVTSRGLGPARNAEQSPKAKASATAPAPPQQLKIVDGHDFDPPPGNGEENPDEVKYAYDGDPKTRWRTLSYIGSPKLGNLKPGVGIVFDLGAAKTVGEVKLLLSGDGTNLQIRVPKSDGDAPDLDHLKSWRTVAEQKGAGGSATLTLKQQVDTRYVLVFLTSLPREGGNYRGGIYEAEVLS; encoded by the coding sequence ATGACCGGATCCGAGACCGACGCCGACGGCAAGTCCACGGCAGCGAGTGCGGGCGCCTCGCGGCTGATCTCGGCGACGGCGGTGATGGCCGCCGGCACCGGGATGTCGCGGGTGCTCGGCTTCCTCAAGGCCGTACTGCTCGGTGTCGCGCTCGGCTACGGCACCCGGCAGGCGGACATGTTCAGCTTCGCCAACGTGGTGCCGCAGGCGATCTACCTGCTGCTGGCGGGCGGCGTACTGAACACGGTCTTCGTACCGCAGATCGTCCGGGCCATGCACGAGGACGACGACGGCGGCGAGGCCTTCACCAACCGGTTGATCACCCTCGGCATGACCGCCATCGCCGGCATCGCGGTGATCGCGACGGTGGCCGCCCCGCTGATCATGTCGGTCTACCTGGACGGCCAGTGGCGACACCCGGATCTGGCCGCCCAGTTCGACTCCGTGGTGATGCTGGCCTACTTCTGCCTGCCGCAGATCTTCTTCTACGGCATCACCGTGATGCTCGGCCAGGTGCTGAACGCCCGCGGCCGGTTCGGGCCGATGATGTGGGCACCGGTGCTGAACAACGTGGTCGGCATCGCCTCGATCGGCCTGTTTCTGTTGCTGTGGCCGGGCAGCCGGGACCTCGGCGCCCCGTTCACCCTGCAGCAGGAACTGGTCCTCGGGCTGGGTGCGACGCTCGGCATCGTCGCCCAGTCGCTGGTGCTGATCCCGTTCGTCCGGGCCATCGGCTTCCGCTTCCGGCCGCGGTTCGACTTCCGGCACACCGGCCTGGGGCGGGCCGGACACGTGGCGAAGTGGACGGTCGGCTACATGATCGTCACCCAGCTGGCCCTGGTGGTGGTCAGTCGGCTGGCCAGCAGTGCGGTGCCGAGCGGACACGGTGCCGGCTGGACGGTCTATCAGAACGCCAACCTGATCTTCATGCTGCCGCATTCACTGATCACGGTCTCGCTGGTCACCGCGATGCTGCCGTCGACCTCGCGGCTGGTGATCTCCGGTGATCTGGCCGGCGCCCGGGACGAGGTCACCCGGACGATGCGGCTGACGGTCGCCGCGCTACTGCCGGCCTCGCTGGCCTTCCTGGCGCTCGCCTTCCCGATCACCGCGGTGCTGTTCGCACACGGCAACGGCTCCGAGCAGTCGGGGCTGATCGGCTGGACGCTGATCGCGTTCGCCATCGGGCTGGTCCCCTTCACCTTGCAGTACGTGTGTCTGCGCGCGTTCTACGCGTTGGAGGACACCCGCACCACGTTCTTCCTGCAGATCCTGATCGCCTCGGTGAACGTGCTGGTAGCGCTGCTGCTGGTGCTGCCGATCGGCAAGCCGAACTGGGTCGCGCCCGGGCTGGCCCTGGCGTATGCGAGTGCCTATCTGATCGGTCTGGGCGTCTCCTTCCATCAGCTCGGCAAGAAACTGCCCGGGCTGCGGGGCCGCGAGATCATCGGGCACTGCGTACGGGTTTTCCTGGCCGCGCTGCCGGCCGCCGGCATCGCGCTGCTGATCACCTGGGGATTCGGACACTGGTCGGACTCGTTCTTCGCCCGGGTGCTGGCGCTGGCGGTGGCCGGGGTGGTGGCCGTCGGTGTCTATCTCGCGATGGCACGGGTTCTGCGGATCTCAGAGGTGAATCAGATCATCAGCACCGTGCTGCGTCGCGGCACGGGCGGGACCACCGGCACCGACGGATCCGATCCCGAGTCACCGGCCGACGAGGAGGAGCCGGCGGGTCTGAACCGGGCCGCGGACGATTCCGGTTCGGTCGGCGGTTCAGTGGTGCCAGCAGCGCCGGAGTCTGGCACGATCGGAGCCGGGATGGCGGATGCGGCTGCAGCCGGCAGCTGGCCGGCGGTCGACGCGGCGACTGAGGCGTTGACCGTCACCCGGATTCGTCAAGCGATCAATCTCCCAGCGGGGCAACAAGCGATGACAGGTGGAAAGTCGGAGCAGTCGGCCGAGGCCATGGCCGACGAAGATCTTCGGCAACCTCCCAACTCGACGGACCCCGATCAGACGGCCGAGTTCTCGCTGGCCGAGCTCGAGGCCGCCGCCGACGAACCAGCCTCCGCCGACGACACCAACCCGGGGGGCAGCCACTCCCCCCTGCCGGTCGACCATCTGCCGGCCGGGGCCGTACTGGCCAGCCGGTATCGGCTGGAGGAGTTGCTCGCCTCCACCGGCAACACCGCCCGCACCTGGCGTGCCTTCGACCTGGTGCTCAGCCGGTCGGTGGTGATCCATCTGCTGCCGGTGGGCGACGAACGCAGCGCCGATCTGCTGGCGGCGGGTCGCCGTGCGGCCGCGGCCACCGATTCCCGCTTCCTGCGGGTGCTGGACGCCGTCGGTGAAGGCGGCCGGACCCCCGACGGCGAGCTGGTCGGCAGCTACATCGTCAGCGAGTACGCCAAGGGCCAGTCGCTGCAGTCGTTGCTGACCGCCGCCCCGCTGACCGGGCTGGAGTCGGCCTGGCTGATCCGCGAGGTGGCCGACGCGTTGTCCGGCGCGCACGCGCGCGGCCTGCAGCATTGCCGGCTCAATCCGGACACCGTGATCATCACCCCCAGCGGCAACATCAAGATCGTCGGACTGCTGATCGAGGCCGCGTTGCGTCCGCAGGAGTACGCGTCCGCACCGTCCGGCGCGCACGACCTGGAAGCCGCCGACATTCATGACCTCGGCCGGTTGCTGTACGCCTGCCTGGTCGCCCGTTGGCCCGGCGGCGGCGAGTTCGGCCTGCCGCCGGCACCGCCGGCCACCGGCGCCGCCCAGGAGAGCGGCCACCCGTGGCTGACCCCGCGGCAGGTCCGGCACGGCGTCTCGCCGACCCTGGACCGGGTCTGTGATCAGTTGCTCAGCGCGGTCCCGCGACAGCACGCGCCGCGGATCGTCACCGCCGCCGAGTTGGTCGGCGAACTCGATCGGGTGCTCGGTTCGGCAGATGCCTCCAGCGACCTGGAGCGACGGCTCCGCCATCCGCATCCGCTCTTCCTGAGCGAGGACACCGAGGCCGAGGACCCGTCCTTCGACACCGTCGCCGCCACCCCGTACGCCGTGGTGGAGCGGACCAGCAGCATCGCCGCCGGCACCAACACCTCCAGCCCGAGCCGCCCGGCCGCGCCGACACTGCCCCCGACGCCACCGACACCCGAACCGGAACGGCGCCGCACCGGCCCACGCCGCTGGATCTGGCTGGTGGTGATCGCGCTGCTGATCGCCGCCGTGGTCGTCACCATCGTCACCTCCCGCGGTCTGGGTCCGGCCCGCAACGCCGAACAGTCTCCGAAGGCCAAGGCGTCGGCGACCGCGCCGGCCCCGCCGCAGCAGCTCAAGATCGTCGACGGTCACGACTTCGACCCGCCGCCGGGCAACGGCGAGGAGAACCCGGACGAGGTGAAGTACGCCTACGACGGGGACCCGAAGACGCGCTGGCGGACGCTGTCCTACATCGGCAGCCCGAAACTGGGCAACCTCAAGCCGGGCGTCGGCATCGTCTTCGACCTCGGCGCGGCCAAGACGGTCGGCGAGGTGAAGCTGCTGCTGTCCGGCGACGGCACGAACCTGCAGATCCGGGTGCCGAAGTCGGACGGTGACGCTCCGGACCTGGACCATCTGAAGAGCTGGCGTACGGTGGCCGAGCAGAAGGGGGCCGGCGGTTCCGCAACGCTGACCCTGAAGCAGCAGGTCGACACCCGCTACGTGTTGGTATTCCTCACCTCCCTGCCGAGGGAGGGGGGCAACTACCGCGGCGGCATCTACGAGGCCGAGGTTCTGTCGTGA
- the sigM gene encoding RNA polymerase sigma factor SigM, with amino-acid sequence MTPTPPAAAPAEPTRAAVSAPADRQRVPTTPAELDRAAGPLSELSDSELMASHVAGNPYAFSVLVARHKDRMWAVALRTMRNPEDAADALQDAYISAFRRAASFRGEAQVTTWLHRVVVNACLDRIRRNKVRAADPLPEDPDRAGELAATGDTEDPVLQREERADINSALARLNPDQRAALVLVDMEGYSVEDAAAMLGCATGTIKSRCARGRAKLVPLLRHLREPDDEPERRSDGARTRSTEPPATAAAADRGRTG; translated from the coding sequence GTGACGCCTACCCCGCCGGCGGCCGCACCGGCCGAGCCGACCCGGGCTGCGGTGTCGGCTCCGGCGGATCGGCAGCGGGTGCCGACCACGCCGGCGGAGTTGGATCGGGCTGCCGGGCCGCTGTCCGAGTTGTCCGACAGCGAACTGATGGCCTCGCACGTCGCCGGCAATCCGTACGCGTTCTCGGTGCTGGTGGCCCGGCACAAGGACCGGATGTGGGCGGTCGCACTGCGTACCATGCGTAACCCCGAGGACGCCGCGGACGCACTGCAGGACGCGTACATCTCCGCGTTCCGGCGGGCGGCCAGCTTCCGTGGCGAGGCGCAGGTGACGACCTGGCTGCACCGGGTGGTGGTCAACGCCTGCCTGGACCGGATCCGCCGTAACAAGGTACGGGCCGCCGATCCGCTGCCGGAGGATCCCGATCGGGCCGGAGAGCTGGCGGCAACCGGCGACACCGAGGATCCGGTGCTGCAGCGGGAGGAACGAGCCGACATCAACTCCGCGCTGGCCCGGCTGAACCCGGACCAGCGCGCCGCCCTGGTACTGGTGGACATGGAGGGCTACTCGGTCGAGGACGCGGCGGCAATGCTCGGCTGCGCCACCGGCACCATCAAGAGCCGCTGTGCTCGCGGCCGAGCAAAACTGGTGCCATTACTCAGACATTTGCGGGAACCGGATGACGAGCCGGAACGTCGGTCGGACGGTGCCCGCACCAGATCCACCGAACCACCCGCGACCGCAGCGGCCGCCGATCGAGGAAGGACGGGTTGA
- a CDS encoding anti-sigma factor family protein yields the protein MVNPPQLTDGHLDRADHLELDELADAAEGLLAPERMRQVDAHLRGCADCRSLAGELAGVTDQLATAPAPSMPDAVFARLQQTLAHEHALRQPAAESRPAGHPGQSSAPGASSGAPYADKPSPRVHGGGRVEKPRLAEHFADTLGTRRGMRARFAGGALAATALAAAVGFGGYVASASAGAAEPSQDQPMVVSPGALHASAAAEVAEGDLSSYRFTQAWFCVRKVTDGRITGIRSTVLNGDTGYLVFLDRGNGVRAVFVTGCDTDTPKAGPTVTLPGK from the coding sequence ATGGTGAACCCACCGCAGCTGACCGACGGTCACCTCGACCGCGCCGACCACCTCGAACTGGATGAGCTGGCCGACGCGGCCGAAGGTTTGCTCGCACCCGAACGGATGCGGCAGGTCGATGCCCATCTGCGCGGCTGCGCCGATTGTCGATCCCTGGCCGGCGAGCTCGCCGGCGTCACCGACCAGCTGGCCACCGCGCCGGCTCCGTCGATGCCCGATGCGGTCTTCGCCCGGTTGCAGCAGACGCTGGCGCACGAGCACGCGTTGCGGCAGCCGGCCGCCGAATCCCGGCCGGCCGGTCACCCCGGGCAGTCCAGTGCCCCGGGTGCTTCCTCCGGAGCCCCGTACGCCGACAAGCCGAGCCCGCGGGTTCATGGCGGAGGTCGGGTCGAGAAGCCACGACTGGCTGAGCACTTCGCCGACACGCTCGGCACCCGCCGCGGGATGCGGGCCCGGTTCGCCGGCGGCGCGTTGGCGGCGACCGCACTGGCCGCCGCCGTCGGTTTCGGCGGGTACGTGGCCAGCGCCTCGGCCGGCGCTGCCGAGCCGTCGCAGGATCAGCCGATGGTGGTCAGCCCCGGAGCGTTGCACGCCAGCGCCGCCGCCGAGGTCGCCGAGGGCGACCTGTCCTCCTACCGTTTCACCCAGGCCTGGTTCTGCGTCCGCAAGGTCACCGACGGCAGGATCACCGGCATCCGCTCCACCGTGCTGAACGGGGACACCGGCTACCTGGTCTTCCTCGACCGCGGCAACGGCGTCCGCGCCGTCTTCGTCACCGGCTGTGACACCGACACCCCCAAGGCCGGCC